A genomic stretch from Theobroma cacao cultivar B97-61/B2 chromosome 4, Criollo_cocoa_genome_V2, whole genome shotgun sequence includes:
- the LOC18603213 gene encoding phosphoenolpyruvate carboxylase kinase 1, which yields MTEALKRSYEVCEEIGRGRFGVVFRCVSLSSGESFAVKSIDKRIISTGDSLDSQCLFNEPKILALVSPHPNIIHLHNLYEDDSHLHMVLDLCPPSQDLYNLIIHNGPFSEAQARPIMTQLIQALAHIHKLGIVHRDIKPENILFDSKNSVKLTDFGSAEVAAEAMQGVVGTPYYVAPEVLNGREYGEKVDVWSCGVILYIMLAGFPPFYGETVVEIFEAVLRGNLRFPVRVFQSVSPAAKDLLRKMLCKDVSRRFSAEQVLRHPWITTGG from the exons ATGACTGAAGCATTGAAGAGAAGCTACGAGGTTTGCGAAGAGATCGGCCGGGGAAGATTCGGCGTCGTTTTCAGGTGCGTTTCATTGAGCTCAGGCGAATCATTCGCCGTTAAATCCATCGACAAACGTATAATCTCCACCGGCGATTCTCTTGACTCCCAATGTCTCTTCAACGAGCCGAAAATCCTTGCTTTAGTTTCACCTCACCCGAACATAATTCACCTCCACAACCTCTACGAAGACGATTCTCATCTCCACATGGTCCTCGATCTCTGCCCTCCTTCTCAAGACCTTTACAATCTCATCATCCACAATGGTCCCTTCTCGGAAGCCCAAGCTCGACCCATCATGACCCAGCTCATCCAAGCCCTTGCCCACATTCACAAGCTCGGCATCGTCCACCGTGATATCAAGCCGGAGAATATTCTGTTCGATTCCAAAAATTCCGTTAAGCTAACGGACTTCGGTTCCGCTGAAGTGGCGGCGGAGGCTATGCAAGGGGTGGTGGGGACCCCGTATTACGTGGCGCCGGAGGTTTTGAACGGGAGGGAATACGGGGAGAAAGTTGATGTGTGGAGTTGCGGTGTCATTCTGTACATAATGTTGGCGGGGTTTCCACCGTTTTATGGGGAAACGGTTGTGGAGATTTTTGAGGCGGTTTTGAGAGGGAATCTGAGGTTCCCTGTCAGGGTCTTCCAATCGGTGTCGCCGGCGGCTAAGGATCTTCTGAGAAAAATGCTCTGCAAAGATGTTTCTAGAAGATTCTCTGCTGAACAAGTTCTAA GGCATCCTTGGATAACAACTGGAGGCTGA